One stretch of Sander lucioperca isolate FBNREF2018 chromosome 13, SLUC_FBN_1.2, whole genome shotgun sequence DNA includes these proteins:
- the plekhb1 gene encoding pleckstrin homology domain-containing family B member 1, with protein MALLRSGWLWRQTSVLKRWKLNWCDLWIDGSLCFYKTDSRRDLEHRVSLKTACIDVRSGLECEGVTPPESNPRENLIVVQLTSGSSVNLCANSEDESIAWKLTLLDTRRNPVFTYDPYDDSYQAVPINSHHTVYITPGAGPGTHQVVVQRDPFDGVAEHLALGLLAGMAAGTAMRSFLWMPIFFC; from the exons CTTCTGTCCTAAAACGCTGGAAGTTAAACTGGTGTGACCTTTGGATAGATGGGAGTCTTTGCTTCTATAAGACCGACAGCAGGCGAGACCTGGAGCATCGCGTCAGCCTCAAGACAGCATGCATAGATGTCAGATCTGGCCTGGAATGTGAAG gtgTGACTCCACCAGAGAGTAATCCCAGGGAGAATCTCATTGTGGTTCAGCTCACAAGCGGCTCGTCAGTCAACCTGTGTGCCAACAGCGAGGATGAATCCAT AGCGTGGAAACTGACTCTGCTTGACACCAGGAGAAACCCG GTGTTCACGTACGACCCATATGATGACTCCTACCAAGCTGTCCCCATCAACAGCCACCATACAGTCTACATCACACCTGGAGCAGGACCAG GAACCCACCAGGTGGTGGTTCAAAGAGACCCATTTGATGGAGTGGCGGAGCATCTAGCACTGGGATTACTGGCAGGCATGGCAGCAGGAACAGCCATGCGATCCTTCCTTTGGATGCCCATCTTTTTCTGCTGA